DNA sequence from the Daphnia pulex isolate KAP4 chromosome 8, ASM2113471v1 genome:
TTAGTATATAGCTACTaggctttaaaaaaacaaataataataatcaaccCCATCAAGAGCGGCtggatttttcatttgatgtcGAACTATGCCCGGGCATTCCTGGCATAGTGATCGGCTTCATCATCTCAGCTCCTTCATCGGCCGACACGTTCCTCATTTTTCCTCGATGGCCATCGAACAACTACaaacaataagaagaaatccatcaaccaaaaaatagagaggggggaaaagaatggATGTGGACGGAGGGGCGATGTACAGCACAGCAAcccgagatggaaaaattgatTCCGTCCTCCTATCACATATTGTGTGCGCGCAGTCGGTACAAATATATTTGTGCGTCGGCCCTTTTTCCCGACGCTTTTCTTTCTAAcccgattcttttttcttcttcttttctctctctattattAGACAGTGGAAATGAATGACCTCTGACGGTTCTTCTCATAATTCAGACCAGCAAACGGCAACGATCCTAAACCACCAATTTCGTGGGATTTACGGGTTCGGGTTGTTCGTACACAACAcagcgggaaaaaagaaaaccttttggGCTCATTTCTGGCCGTCGTCAAAAAAGGTTGCTGGATGAAAACACTTGAAactgccacacacacacaccggggGGAAAGCAAAATAGAAGCAGGTGAAAGACATACAAGGGCCGCGAAGGCTATTACACAATCTGTTTCCAACTTTTTCCCGTTGTGTGTACTCTGCAAGCTGAAAGGGGTGGTGGAAGAAGCGGATGGGCGCTGCTGGATGATTATGTCGGCTGGCATGTGCTTATTGTCGAAACCCATCACAGATGATTGTGTCCCTTTGACGAACTTTCATGCCCCCAGTCGTACGTGTAGGGCACAGTAGAGCTCGGCGTCGTTGCGTGAGTCTCACTCtgtttgtgcgtgtgtgtgccGTTTGGGTCGAGTATAAATATATTCGTGTGGTGTTCCTTTACCAACAAATAGATATAAATATAAGTGgcaagaagacgacgacgaagacgagaATGGAAGTAGAagtagaaagagagaagagagagaaaaagggaataatGGGAGCGATTTACGAGCCATGGCGTTTGCCAAACGCTCCCGTGCGACCCATACACAGCACAACCGGCCCATGGATGTTGAGCTGCATggctcctttctctctctcccaccccCACAAGACTCTTTCTCCTAACCACACACAACGATTTATGGAAATGGCTctctttcttcgtcttcttcttcttctgcttcttcttcgtcatcattgcagcagcagggccgttcaaaaaggagaagaagactaTACTCTTATTCTCCCCTTTCctcatatatatatctctatAGCAGCATATAGTAGACACACTACGGTATAGAGTTATAGTGTACATTACCCGACTCTTCCTTCAACTGGCTCATTTCAACtagagaggagagaagaggggCCAACAAAAGACACGAGAGGGACACAAGACGGagatgttttttctcttccgaaATGGAAACAATCTGAAAAGAGTTGCATTTCAAATGGATATGACTCCATTTCTCTTTCGGGGGCGAAGAGGGGAGAGAGTGTTGCTGCAGTGCGGATCGCATTTCGGTTGGCTAGGCCGAAACGAGACGGCGATCAATAATAACGAGATAtctccccccgaaaaaaattgGCTATATGGCCATTCGGTTTCAATCGTCGTAACAATCgggttagaaaaaagaataacgacCGATTATCTATATAATTCCGTCGGAGCgtgaataattgaattgaGCCTTACCTGACTATTTATAGAATATCGGGAGAGATgtagcaaaagaagaaaggcggCGCAAAAAGAGTTCCATCTTTTGAAGTGGCGGCAATGCAGACTGCGGACCGTGTCAATGATGTCGGACTTTCACTCTCGGACCCGCTGCTGGGCAGCGAAAGAAAGATGACAGCGGTATTACATTTGCCAGTTCGGTTTCGCTTTATGGAGGTCCtacattatatatatatccatcgCCGTTCTGGGAGACGCAGTAGGTCAGTAGGCCTTCATatagtgaaaaataaaaaaaagagaaagattaaTAATAGACGTGCAGTGCACAAGTGCATCCATGCAGAACTAACTGCCGAAGGCCAGCGAAAGTGAAGAGGGcggctttctttttttgttcggaTAGAAACAGATGCATTTTGATTGTTACCTACATATATTCCGTGTAATAAAAAACACACTCTATAGCCTACCCCTGGTGCAATCCTATACCCATTTTAGTTCCCTCACGTGAATTTAATCGAGCGCGAAAATCATtacgccatttttttctcaatggcCGTCGGTGGTCATTTTAATAGCCTTTTTATTGGTGTTATTAATGGCCACCATTCTGATCACCCTCGTATAAAAAGAGACGGCCGGATAGGGTGGATATCGCACTTCATCCTCAACATCCGCCAGGTTTAGTCAAAGTCCTATACATTCCACGATCTcaacgaaaatgaaattcgcCGCAGCCGTAAGTTAATCCATTTCAACCCGTTTTTGGCGCTCATCGTATAGGcctaaaaaaatgtgatttccGTTTTTTGCGCGGCTCGAATTCCAATTGCAATCAGCTCCTGTTGGTGACGATCCTGCTCTGCGCTACTGGAAGCGGAGATGCTGGTCAAAGTGGCAAAGGAAGAGGAGGCGGAATGCAGTCTCAGCCATCCTACGGTGGCCAACAATCTCACGGTGGTGGCCGGCAGCCATCTTACGGCCAATCAGCGGTGCGTTCAACACTTCATTTCcccattgaaaaattcatctttaaaTAACAACCAAAACTGTTTTCGTTTCATAGGCGCCGATGCAACACAGAGCTCCTTCGCAAGGAGgcaaaagcaaaagcaaaGGCAAAGgtcagcagcaacaaatggTAAATagacaaacaaaccaaataacCTAAGAGATGTAGAAACATTGACAAGAGAGATGTAATATTTTGACTTACACAGAGTTACGGACGACCGGCTGCAGCTCCTGCTAGGCCCATGTCTTCATCTTACGGTGGCTCGTCGGCACCGGCACCGGCTAAGCAGATGTCGGGATCCTACGGATCAGCGGCTCCGATGAACCACGGAATGGCCAGCATGCCGGCAGCTCACCAACAGCCCAAACCAGCAGCCACTCAATCGTCTTACGGTGGTGGCGGAATGGCCAAAGCGCCGATGATGCCTTCCTCTCACGGTGCCGCCCGTCCacccgcttcttcttcttcctattaaaaaaataagaaaagaaaatttatgttttgaGACTACTTGTTTCAAGTAGCGCAGTAAGAACGTATCAAACAATCGCAATTTCCAAAATCAAGATTCCGTACCCAGTTCTAATCaccttcatctctttttccccccctgCCGAGATATTATGACGGGCCCCATTAAAAGCGTTAAATtagtgaaacaaacaaaacaaacaagacgcGACGTCAAACAatgaggttttttttccaaatactTCGAGCCAACTCTACATTTATATTTAGAGTCATTAAATTGATTTCGAGTGCACGGATAATGAGGtgtccggtttttttttttctctttttacatcaaatgatttttgttttcagttaacaacatttttttctattcttggAAAACTGATGTGATCCCTCCTTAGCCTTCAATAATACGCTGAATACATTCGCAATTTTTATCGCTAATTATGTTTGCTCTGCATGAGTTGAATTAAGCTAAGAATAAAATTGAGGAATGGACATGGGTTCATCCGACGGTCCCGTTGCAGGCGGTTCTACGTGAATGACAAGCGGAACTCTAATGTTTACCTCGGCCGGTTGATGTCGAGGATCGTCAAaatgttgggaaaaaaaatccaaaagaaaagaaaaagatataatAAAAGAGATAGACAtaagggaataaaaaaagtacaTACACTCAAATAATCCAAGTTTTAAAGACTGCTGGGTCTGGGTGAAGGTACTCAAGGAGAgagacggcggcggcggcagcgggaCACGATACGTGAAACGGGATGaagtcaaaaatcaaaatgaaaaagaacgaAGCGAAAAGAACAtaaagcgaaaagaaaaaaaagaaaaaaaagaaaaacatcgaACAAATGCAAGTCCGTCCGTCGTAGAGTCGTCGGTGCCGGTGCATTCCCGGCGTTCCTCCACTTGATTATCATTCCGGCACGCATTGCAGcacgacttttctctctctctctctctctctctttgcgtttctgctggctgctgctgttgtgtttCGGAGTTGTCgtcaaatacacacacaagcagCGCCGCTCCCGCAACTCTCGAAATCTCCCCGGCGAAAATGTTccacaagggaaaaaaaatctcgtcGTCCATTGGACGTCGAGGTCGTgtcacaaaagaaataaaataaaataaaaaatcaaatttaatcaaatctaatcaaatcaccaaattgaatttacacgtgaaatgtttttattaagaataggaaagaaatcaaaaaaggtttgatttgatttttgattttttgacaatcaaattttttcttattaagaaataaagagaggaggaggagagccAGGACGAATGTTAAGGAAACGGTGGGATTTTTAATTGGAggtctgtctgtctctctccgacaaggagaaaaaattaaaaggaaactcaaaaaaagaagaagaagaagacgcggGAAGTTGTCACGAAACGAACGCAATCTCGAATATCTCACATGCCAGCTGTGAGAGAGCTAGtctggctctctctctctactcaaAGAAGTTCCTCTTTCCTGTATAGACTCCTAGCTGCTGCAGTCtaaatggagagaaaaaagagaaaaggaagaaagagacAGAGATAGAGAGGACTGGCATATACAATGTCACCCAAGCTCTCGTTACACCCCCGTTCTGTGTGTCTACgctcaaaacaacaacaacaacaacgggagCAAAAAAGGCGAATCTCCCAGTGTTGGCCGGGTCTAGGCAATtgcaaaaaaacgaaatcaaagcGAATGAGCGATGGgtctttttggaaaaagcGCCAAAACGCAGAAATTGAAAagcgaaattcaaaaaacaaaatggaagaatGCGCTACGTATTTATAAAACATTGGATAGATcaggagagaagaagacagacagacgtatagtatatataacATTCTTTTCTgcgtttcaaattttgattcgatCGCAAGTCTCAcggttttttcgtttcttctgtCTGGCGTAACTctgtgcgtttttcttttgtttctttcgggAACTCTTTATCATCATCGAGGATGCGCGGATAAGACGTCGTGTGTACATACGCCGGTGTCGCCGTtgtgctctctctcttcctatCGTATCATATCAATGGCGGAGGATGGGCCCGGgagggaaatttcaaattttccctcccgaaaaaaaatagaaaaataaaattggaaaatgccAAAAGATTTTGTCGAATAAGAATTTCTGTGTTTCAATTTGGTTGTTGTCGGATTTGGTTGGAGCCGACTGTCAATCACCATCATCCGGCGGCCCGGTGGGCGGATGCAGAGACTCTTCTTCAGTGAATCTCTCAATTTTAATAATCATCTAATAAGATAGACATGATTTCTGCCGCGCCCCCTTCACCGCCTATAGAGCTAGGCCCAGCCCCTTGTCAGGAACCGTTTAAAAACAGTCCGGCCGCTCCCCTTCCGAGCTTATATTATCCCCCTAATGCCTACATAATAGGACGTGTAATATCCCTTTTGCCAGTGGGTTGTATAGCTCGACTATAGCTCGACTACCCAAGTATTCCTTTTAGAACCCATTGAGAAAAGGTATTACGCTGCTTCTAGCTACAAACATATAAGCCCACATAAAAACACGGTgcgtaatatttaaaaataaagagagcTTTTTCGAGGCTTTAACAAACAGCCAGGcctgttttccattttatccAGCGCTATtcttactttttaaaaacatctacagcatttttagaaaatattatacaactacttttttgtttgggggggggggggttacaCCGTGAAGGGTTGCGCATCATTCCGGCTCATCAAACGTCGTGTCATTATGATGTGAAAGGATATAGTTCACTCACTTATAAACATTAGCCGACGGGGGCGAGCGACGCCGACGACGCCGACGCTGAGTTATTGAATGGAATCAACTGACTGTGTTAAAGGCTATACACACAGTCGACCCGTGTTTCTCCCAAGTAGCTCAGACTCTCGAGCTCCGCAAGGGTATATAGAGAAACACAACGAGGGatatacgcacacacacacatattcaGAGATTCTTCAAGTGATTGAAATTCCGAGCGGGCCGGTAATAGTTTCGGGATGTCGGGGGCGCTCCCCCTCGCATCTCCTTTGCTGCACTGCAGCAGTGCCACCGTGTACGGTCGAAGACGACAGAAGGTAACGATAGAAGATTATGTACCAGTAGGTAGTAGACAATCAACGACCCTGTTGATGACATGGCAGCATACGGAAGGAATAGAATCTAGATTTTCGGGATGGATGGAGCTGCTCCCCCAGCTCTCTCTCTGAACTGTAATATACATGTACATCTGTCGATAGAAGTGGAACCAACTGCCAGCCAGACAGAGGCCTACGTGAAACATTCTAgacgattttgtttttttgtttctttttaaatttcgtgaGTTTGATTATTCGATGAACTTTgatgaaaggagagagagacatttTTCACGACCGGATTGTAGGTATACCGACCCCGTTGCATCAAGACATTCGATAGCTATTTTCCCGCGgtatgatttcaaaaaatgaagaaaagaaaagaaaaaaaaaacgtgcggGCGTGTAACATTTCTCCTGCCGTCTTTCTGCGTGAGAGCTTTTCATAGTAGCGTCACATACAATCCgtagaggagaagaagaagctcagtCAGTCAGTAGCCTCCGTCTTATATACGTATGCAAAGTCTTGAGTAACAGACGGGGGGAAAACAAGAGACGAGcatagagagaagaagaagaagaaatgggcAGGATAGAACCGCCGCCGCCCGGAGAATGTTCGGCATGCGTTCAACCTGACTGATGGCCACTTCCACCTTCTTCCCAACAGCATTCCCCAAatacgcaacaacaacaacaacagcaacaatacacacacacaaaagacggCCGGATTTTCATGATTCTACaccgaaatgaaaattttcatCCAACCCCGAatccaacccaaaaaacaaacgaaaaatattattattgataCTTTCTGCAGCATATCTCGACaatattcttctttaaattaaattaaatttaaaaaacaaaattgggaaaagaTTGATACTGGTGAAAAACCTCTAGATAAACAGCGTGCACCTTTCGGATGGAGCGGTATTAATCTAATATTATTAGATGGGCGAGTTGTGTCCAGctataagaaagagagagagtcgctttatagttttccttttcccacGCGCATTCCTCGGCTACTGGACTGTCGATCCCCCGTGAAAGGAGCTCCGTCGTCCCGCAACgaatttttgttcgtttttttttctttatttttttttttacattttgaaattctgaacattttattttcggcGTGAGAAGTCGCTTAATTTTTATCGTTTAGGATTACCAT
Encoded proteins:
- the LOC124199770 gene encoding keratin, type I cytoskeletal 9-like, with protein sequence MKFAAALLLVTILLCATGSGDAGQSGKGRGGGMQSQPSYGGQQSHGGGRQPSYGQSAAPMQHRAPSQGGKSKSKGKGQQQQMSYGRPAAAPARPMSSSYGGSSAPAPAKQMSGSYGSAAPMNHGMASMPAAHQQPKPAATQSSYGGGGMAKAPMMPSSHGAARPPASSSSY